One Salarias fasciatus chromosome 22, fSalaFa1.1, whole genome shotgun sequence DNA segment encodes these proteins:
- the nt5c1aa gene encoding 5'-nucleotidase, cytosolic IAa has protein sequence MVKMNLDPVQVMSGQVKELNVSPSSNGDSRGSWEEKQEFDMQDHLGLSTKPKSVAGRRARKVEGGVFFPKPENAVTIAVSSRVLFRTDREQKVFEQKGVEEYLRYQIEHENEPFAPGPAFPFVKALEAVNARLRDLYPQSEELFDIVLVTYNHAHVGIRLINTINHHNLFIERFCMTGGSSPIGYLKAWHTNLYLSADADKVREALAEGIAAATMFMPEKLTEVSETQLRVAFDGDAVLFSDESERIFKAHGLDKFFEHERENEDTLLDHGPLKGFLEALGKLQKKFYAKGHRLDCPIRTFLVTARSAASSGIRALKTLRAWGLEIDEALFLAGAPKGPMLEKIRPHIYFDDQMFHVEGAAEMGTIAAHVPYGIAQKHNAKRNTSGGK, from the exons ATGGTGAAGATGAATCTGGACCCTGTGCAGGTGATGAGCGGACAGGTCAAAGAGCTCAACGTGTCCCCTTCATCCAACGGGGACAGCAGAGGATCATGGGAGGAGAAACAGGAGTTTGACATGCAGGACCACCTGGGCCTCAGCACCAAGCCTAAATCG GTGGCCGGGAGACGAGCCCGGAAGGTGGAGGGAGGCGTGTTCTTC CCGAAGCCGGAGAACGCGGTGACCATCGCCGTCTCGTCCCGGGTCTTGTTCCGGACCGACCGGGAGCAGAAGGTGTTCGAGCAGAAAGGAGTGGAGGAATACCTGAGATACCAGATCGAGCACGAGAATGAGCCCTTCGCTCCGGGTCCGGCTTTCCCCTTCGTCAAG GCTCTGGAGGCGGTCAACGCCCGTCTGAGGGATCTGTACCCGCAGAGCGAGGAGCTGTTCGACATCGTGCTGGTGACATACAATCATGCCCACGTGGGGATCCGGCTCATCAACACCATCAACCATCACA ACCTGTTCATTGAGAGGTTCTGCATGACCGGAGGAAGCAGCCCCATTGGCTACCTGAAGGCCTGGCACACCAACCTCTACCTGTCTGCGGACGCCGACAAGGTCAGGGAGGCTCTGGCTGAAG GCATTGCGGCGGCCACCATGTTCATGCCAGAGAAGCTGACGGAGGTGTCGGAGACCCAGCTGAGGGTGGCGTTTGACGGCGACGCCGTCCTCTTCTCCGACGAGTCCGAACGCATCTTCAAGGCCCACGGGTTGGACAAGTTCTTCGAGCACGAGCGGGAAAACGAGGACACGCTGCTGGATCAT GGGCCCCTGAAAGGCTTTCTGGAAGCTTTGGGGAAGCTCCAGAAAAAGTTCTACGCTAAGGGCCACCGCCTGGACTGCCCCATCCGGACCTTCCTGGTGACGGCCCGCAGCGCGGCGAGCTCGGGGATCCGGGCGCTGAAGACGCTCCGGGCCTGGGGCCTGGAGATCGACGAGGCGCTGTTCCTGGCGGGGGCGCCGAAGGGCCCCATGCTGGAGAAGATCCGGCCCCACATCTACTTCGACGATCAGATGTTCCACGTGGAAGGGGCGGCGGAGATGGGGACCATCGCTGCTCACGTCCCTTACGGCATCGCGCAGAAACACAACGCCAAGCGGAACACCAGCGGGGGGAAGTAG